The genome window CATGAGCAATACCGAAGAGCGTCGGAAGGCAATTGACTTTTCCGACCCTTACTACAGCGCCGGGCTGTCAGTGTGGGTGCAAGAAGGCACCGACGACATTAACAGCATTGAAGACTTTGCTGGCAAAAAGGTCGGCTCAACCCTGGGTGAAACCGGCAACCAGTGGGCAGTGGAAAATGGCGCAGGCAAATGGACTAACCAGACCTTCCAGGGCCTGCCGAGCATGATGAACGGCCTGACCACAGGCCGCATCGATCTGATGATTGCCGATGATGTGCCTGTGCTGGTTGCCATGCAGGAGGACTCACCCGCAATCAAGATGGTCGACGTTGGTGAATTGCCACGTTGGCCTGCCGCCATTTCTGTTCAAAAAAACAGCCCTGAACTGCTTGAAGCGTTGAATACTGCCCTGGCAGAAATCAAGGCTGATGGCACGTACCAGGACATTGTCGACAAGTGGATTGGCGAGGGCGCCAACATCGAGTAAAGGCGGGGCAAGTGGGGTGAAGGTTCGCCTTTCACCCCACTTTTCACTTCGCTCTCGGCGACAACATGTCGAGCGTTGTATCAACAACAATCGCTAGGAAGGTATGACCATGGATTTTAACTTGATGGTCGAGGTCACGCCCCTGTTAATCAAGGCCGCATGGGTCACGATAGACGTCTCTGCTCGTTCAATGTTCTTTGGGTTTTTTGTCGCCTGTGGGCTGGTGTTCTTGCAGACGTTTCGCTTTGCACCCATCCGCTGGTTTGCCCGGGGCTATGTCAGCGTGGTGCGCGGGACACCCTATTTCGTCCAATTGTTGCTGGTATTTTATGGCGGCCCGAGTATTGGCTTCAGGCTTGACCCCATCACGTGCGGTATCTTC of Marinobacter sediminum contains these proteins:
- a CDS encoding transporter substrate-binding domain-containing protein is translated as MKTLTKRFSQSLAVAAIVASAAAMVAMPAQARDMDEIRDDVFQVVNSGAYPPFSFVNTKGELVGFDVDIARALAEKMDVEVNVQSSPWNGIIAAMVGGRFDACICSMSNTEERRKAIDFSDPYYSAGLSVWVQEGTDDINSIEDFAGKKVGSTLGETGNQWAVENGAGKWTNQTFQGLPSMMNGLTTGRIDLMIADDVPVLVAMQEDSPAIKMVDVGELPRWPAAISVQKNSPELLEALNTALAEIKADGTYQDIVDKWIGEGANIE